Proteins encoded within one genomic window of Alteribacter populi:
- a CDS encoding PLP-dependent aminotransferase family protein → MRKTKYNDIIDYIREKIARGEWSIGSKIPSQRDLAKLFAVNRSTVITALEELTADGLIEGKMGKGTVVVNNTWTLMHKNKPVNWNENVTFGIHKASVKTVKEINETEANKKFIQLGKSELAPETFPLEKMKQVMVKVADTLSPIGYEEPRGNLELRQAISHHLKNKGIYTSPSSILIVSGALQALQLISIGLLRRGSTIFLEKPSYLYSLSVFQSAEMKLHGLPMDDDGLIPSTIPIIKKQQENAILYVNPTFHNPTGILMPDRRRQELITVCEKEQIPIIEDDVYGDLWIDNAPPVPVKVNDKYGNVLYLGSLSKSLSPGLRIGWIVGPESVIERLSDLKMQSDYGSSSLSQRVASEWLSSGLYDDHLKVVREQLKVRREIAVKALEENLARFATWEEPGGGFFIWVKIQPQFHIRNLFEKALSEGVLLNPGSIYAKQPDQYLRLSYAFASLNDIKQGIYRLGQIFKAEHRT, encoded by the coding sequence ATGAGAAAAACGAAATATAACGACATTATTGACTACATAAGGGAGAAAATTGCAAGAGGTGAATGGTCGATAGGAAGTAAGATTCCAAGTCAGCGTGACTTAGCAAAGTTGTTTGCAGTGAACCGAAGTACTGTTATTACTGCTTTAGAAGAATTAACGGCAGATGGACTGATCGAGGGGAAAATGGGGAAGGGAACGGTTGTCGTAAATAATACTTGGACGCTGATGCATAAAAATAAGCCCGTAAACTGGAATGAAAATGTTACATTTGGAATTCATAAAGCAAGTGTTAAAACTGTAAAAGAAATAAATGAGACTGAAGCAAATAAAAAATTTATTCAACTGGGTAAAAGTGAACTGGCTCCAGAAACGTTTCCATTAGAGAAAATGAAACAAGTCATGGTGAAAGTTGCCGATACCCTTTCACCGATTGGATATGAAGAGCCAAGAGGGAATTTAGAATTACGTCAAGCCATTAGTCACCATTTGAAAAATAAGGGGATCTACACGTCTCCATCATCGATTTTAATAGTATCTGGGGCATTACAGGCATTACAACTCATATCGATCGGTCTTTTAAGAAGGGGATCGACGATTTTTTTGGAAAAGCCTTCTTATCTTTATTCACTATCAGTGTTTCAGTCGGCTGAAATGAAACTTCATGGCTTACCGATGGACGATGATGGACTTATTCCCAGCACCATACCTATAATAAAAAAACAACAAGAGAACGCTATTTTGTATGTCAATCCAACTTTTCATAACCCCACTGGTATCTTGATGCCGGACAGAAGACGTCAAGAACTCATTACCGTTTGTGAAAAAGAACAAATTCCGATCATTGAAGACGATGTCTATGGAGATTTATGGATTGACAACGCGCCGCCAGTTCCTGTAAAAGTAAATGATAAGTATGGAAATGTACTGTACCTTGGCAGTTTATCCAAATCTTTAAGCCCAGGATTAAGGATTGGTTGGATTGTCGGACCTGAATCTGTCATTGAAAGACTATCTGATTTGAAAATGCAGTCCGATTATGGCTCAAGTTCTTTATCTCAGCGGGTAGCATCGGAATGGCTGTCTAGCGGTTTATACGATGATCACCTAAAAGTTGTCAGAGAACAGCTTAAGGTTCGTAGAGAAATTGCTGTGAAGGCTTTAGAAGAGAATTTAGCAAGGTTTGCTACTTGGGAGGAGCCAGGTGGGGGCTTTTTTATATGGGTAAAGATTCAGCCTCAGTTTCATATAAGGAATTTATTCGAAAAAGCTTTATCTGAAGGTGTTCTTCTTAATCCAGGAAGTATTTATGCAAAGCAGCCGGATCAATATCTCCGGTTGTCATATGCATTTGCCTCGTTAAATGATATTAAACAGGGCATTTATAGACTAGGACAAATATTTAAAGCAGAGCATCGAACGTAA
- a CDS encoding DMT family transporter, whose protein sequence is MDTSLKLRILSAHVLIITLWASAYSGIRVGLGAYSPEHLSLLRLLVGSIALLIFAVIIKMRLPEIKDIPMIFILGGLGFAVYQTALNYGGQTVSAGAISLIVSTIPIFSAILAFIFYKEGFGIRGWIGTMIAFFGVIFVSIGPGDTMPINFGVFFILVASLATSIFFVFQKKYLKKYGFIPFTTYTIFAGTLIMFFQFPGLGEEIVTAPMNATLSVIYLGLFPTVLPYFALAYITSHTGASAATSSLYLTPVLSFLIAWVWLGEVPTLFAVLGGVITLIGVLVVNLKIGKKEQQPQPAKITQEDREYQQVNG, encoded by the coding sequence ATGGACACGAGCCTAAAATTAAGGATACTATCTGCACATGTCTTAATCATCACACTTTGGGCATCTGCCTATTCAGGAATTAGAGTAGGACTTGGTGCCTATTCTCCAGAACATCTCTCTCTTCTGAGATTACTCGTAGGTTCCATAGCGCTGTTGATTTTTGCGGTCATTATTAAAATGCGGTTGCCGGAAATAAAGGATATTCCAATGATCTTTATTTTAGGCGGTTTAGGCTTTGCCGTTTATCAAACTGCATTAAATTACGGTGGGCAAACGGTAAGCGCTGGAGCTATAAGTCTCATTGTTTCAACAATACCCATTTTCTCTGCTATATTAGCCTTTATTTTTTATAAAGAAGGGTTTGGTATCCGAGGATGGATTGGTACGATGATTGCGTTTTTCGGAGTCATCTTTGTGTCAATTGGACCAGGGGATACGATGCCGATTAATTTCGGAGTGTTTTTTATCTTAGTAGCCTCTTTAGCTACCAGCATATTTTTTGTTTTTCAAAAAAAATATTTAAAAAAATATGGTTTCATTCCTTTTACAACGTACACGATTTTTGCTGGTACGCTCATTATGTTCTTCCAATTTCCCGGACTCGGTGAAGAAATTGTCACTGCACCAATGAATGCGACATTAAGTGTCATTTATTTAGGGTTATTTCCAACGGTTTTGCCATATTTCGCTTTAGCTTATATTACATCTCACACAGGAGCATCGGCTGCTACAAGCTCCCTTTATTTAACGCCTGTTTTATCATTTTTAATCGCCTGGGTCTGGTTAGGCGAAGTCCCCACACTTTTTGCCGTCTTGGGCGGAGTTATCACATTAATAGGCGTACTGGTCGTTAATCTTAAAATCGGAAAAAAAGAACAACAACCGCAGCCTGCAAAAATCACACAGGAAGACCGCGAGTACCAACAGGTGAATGGGTAG
- a CDS encoding TetR/AcrR family transcriptional regulator, with the protein MANENENLSSRERQAIQTRKKLLNAGRDIFLENGFQKATISQIIKKANTGYGTAYVYFKNKDDLFIILMEELMGQFYEVAERQFEPKTEREARQMINEQVRSFLNLAIEEGAMMRVVKEAVGISPIVEQRWNSIRERFIERISVDIRYSQANGLAKPSFSPSLVARGWFYANEMFMWDCVKGENHFLMDEIIDNLTNLYTSGLYGGIN; encoded by the coding sequence ATGGCGAACGAAAATGAAAACTTATCATCAAGGGAACGTCAAGCTATTCAAACGAGGAAGAAGCTTTTAAATGCGGGACGAGATATATTTTTAGAAAACGGATTCCAAAAAGCAACAATCTCACAGATAATCAAAAAAGCAAATACTGGATACGGTACTGCTTATGTCTATTTCAAAAACAAGGATGATCTTTTTATCATCTTAATGGAAGAATTAATGGGGCAGTTTTATGAAGTAGCAGAGCGTCAGTTTGAACCAAAAACAGAAAGGGAAGCACGTCAAATGATTAATGAGCAAGTACGTTCTTTTCTCAATTTGGCAATCGAAGAAGGCGCAATGATGAGGGTCGTTAAAGAAGCCGTTGGGATTTCTCCTATTGTTGAACAAAGGTGGAATAGCATTCGAGAACGCTTTATTGAGCGAATTTCTGTTGATATTCGTTATTCCCAGGCAAATGGTCTAGCAAAGCCCTCTTTTAGCCCAAGCCTTGTTGCGCGAGGGTGGTTTTATGCGAATGAAATGTTTATGTGGGATTGTGTAAAGGGAGAAAATCATTTTTTAATGGATGAAATCATTGATAATTTAACAAATCTTTATACAAGCGGATTATACGGTGGTATCAACTGA
- the kynU gene encoding kynureninase, producing the protein MPASKNTYSQEHAIHLDKQDELASYRKEFYIKEDSIYLDGNSLGLLSKRAEETLLSLLDSWKNYGIDGWTEGEHPWFYLSESLGEKMAPLVGGLPEEVIVTGSTTVNLHQLVASFYKPDDKKTKIVADELNFPTDIYALQSQLKLKGYDPDKHLIEVSSADGHTLNEDDIIKEMKDDVALIVLPSVLYRSGQILNIERLTAEAHKRNILIGFDLCHSIGSIPHQLSEWGVDFAFWCNYKHLNGGPGGVGGLYVNKKHFGRHPGLAGWFSSQKDKQFDMDHELTPAEHVGVYQMGTPHVFSIAPLIGSMSIFNDAGITNIRKKSLQLTRYMMDLISHELAEHGFTIRNPKEDHKRGGHIYIEHPEAARICKALKAKNITPDFRSPNGIRLAPVALYNTFEDVWKSVQVLKTIMEEELYKQFKNERGVVA; encoded by the coding sequence ATGCCTGCTTCTAAAAATACTTACAGCCAAGAACACGCGATTCATTTAGATAAACAAGATGAACTTGCGTCGTACCGCAAAGAATTTTACATTAAAGAAGATAGTATTTACCTTGATGGGAACTCACTCGGACTTCTTTCAAAGCGAGCAGAAGAAACACTCTTAAGCCTGCTTGATTCTTGGAAAAATTACGGAATTGATGGTTGGACAGAGGGAGAACACCCATGGTTTTATTTATCCGAATCATTAGGTGAAAAAATGGCTCCACTTGTAGGAGGACTTCCTGAAGAAGTTATTGTAACCGGTTCAACAACAGTGAACCTTCATCAATTAGTCGCTTCCTTTTATAAACCTGACGATAAAAAGACGAAAATAGTAGCAGATGAGCTAAATTTTCCGACAGATATTTACGCTCTGCAAAGTCAGCTCAAGCTAAAAGGCTACGATCCAGACAAGCACTTAATCGAAGTAAGTAGCGCTGACGGACACACGTTAAACGAAGACGATATCATTAAAGAAATGAAAGACGATGTCGCATTAATTGTTTTACCAAGTGTATTATATCGAAGTGGGCAAATTTTAAATATCGAGCGTTTAACAGCAGAAGCGCATAAACGAAATATTCTTATCGGATTTGACCTTTGTCACTCAATCGGCTCTATCCCTCACCAACTCAGTGAATGGGGAGTTGACTTTGCTTTCTGGTGCAATTACAAGCATTTAAATGGGGGACCAGGTGGCGTTGGCGGATTGTATGTCAACAAGAAACACTTTGGTAGACACCCAGGTCTTGCAGGGTGGTTCAGCTCGCAAAAAGACAAACAATTTGACATGGATCATGAGTTAACACCGGCAGAACACGTTGGTGTTTATCAAATGGGAACGCCCCATGTCTTCAGTATAGCTCCATTAATCGGATCAATGTCTATTTTCAATGATGCAGGAATCACAAATATCAGAAAGAAATCACTACAGCTGACTCGTTATATGATGGATCTCATTAGTCATGAATTAGCTGAACATGGGTTTACGATCCGTAACCCAAAAGAAGATCATAAGCGTGGGGGCCATATTTATATTGAACACCCAGAGGCTGCAAGAATATGTAAAGCACTCAAAGCAAAGAACATTACTCCTGATTTTCGTTCACCAAACGGGATTCGCTTAGCACCCGTTGCCTTATACAACACATTTGAAGATGTATGGAAAAGTGTTCAAGTATTGAAAACGATCATGGAGGAAGAATTATATAAGCAATTTAAAAACGAACGAGGAGTAGTGGCGTAA
- the kynB gene encoding arylformamidase, which yields MNENVKDNNPWIDISQPLHSKLAHWPEDTPFSYKVTYSKEQTGSVNIGQITTSVHSGTHVDAPFHFINDGAKVLDLDINLYIGEARIIDVSSYNVIDKTTLRHFNLEGVIRLLIKTSIPNQPEIFPESIPYVTADGANYLKEKGIRLLGVDVPSVDPLDSKELEGHHALFKNNIYILENLMLDHVDEGNYELVALPLPLKDADGSPVRAVIRPL from the coding sequence ATGAACGAGAACGTTAAAGACAACAACCCATGGATTGATATTTCACAGCCATTGCACTCAAAGCTAGCCCATTGGCCGGAAGATACACCTTTTTCATATAAAGTCACGTATTCAAAGGAACAAACCGGTTCAGTTAATATTGGACAAATCACCACCAGTGTCCATTCTGGAACTCATGTCGATGCCCCATTTCATTTTATTAATGACGGCGCGAAAGTCTTAGATTTAGACATCAACTTGTATATCGGAGAGGCGCGAATAATCGATGTTTCCTCCTACAATGTTATCGATAAAACCACGCTTCGTCATTTTAATCTAGAAGGGGTAATTCGACTTCTTATTAAAACATCGATTCCTAATCAACCGGAGATCTTTCCCGAGAGCATTCCTTATGTGACAGCTGATGGTGCTAATTACTTAAAAGAAAAAGGGATCCGGTTACTCGGTGTCGATGTCCCATCTGTCGATCCTCTTGATAGTAAAGAGCTAGAAGGTCATCACGCCCTATTCAAAAACAATATTTACATTTTAGAAAACCTGATGCTAGATCATGTTGATGAAGGAAATTATGAACTAGTCGCACTTCCTTTACCATTAAAAGATGCTGATGGTAGCCCAGTCCGCGCCGTCATTAGACCTTTATAA
- the kynA gene encoding tryptophan 2,3-dioxygenase, with protein MTNKHDQQHKATESEKGIHTDFMNNMTYGEYLKLDDILSSQKRLSDHHDEMLFIIIHQVSELWMKLILHETNAAIESIKANELQTSFKRLARVSKIQSQIIQAWDVLSTLTPAEYMEFRESLGQASGFQSYQYRLIEFALGYKTSHILKIYEKDPELHRILEEAYHAPGLYDVAIQALAKKGLAINPDTVNRDFSKPYKEDPTVREAWLTVYRNVDQYWDLYQLAEKLVDIEDWLQQWRFRHMKTVERIIGFKTGTGGSSGVDYLKKVLDHRFFPELWDLRTEI; from the coding sequence ATGACTAACAAACATGACCAACAACACAAAGCAACCGAATCTGAAAAAGGAATCCATACCGATTTTATGAACAACATGACCTACGGGGAGTATTTAAAGTTAGATGATATTCTTTCTAGTCAAAAACGGTTATCCGATCACCATGATGAGATGCTTTTCATCATCATCCACCAAGTAAGCGAGCTTTGGATGAAATTGATCTTGCATGAAACGAATGCAGCCATTGAGTCGATTAAAGCTAACGAGCTACAAACCTCATTCAAGCGTTTAGCTCGTGTTTCGAAAATTCAATCGCAAATTATTCAAGCATGGGATGTTCTCTCAACATTAACACCAGCCGAATACATGGAGTTCCGCGAATCTTTAGGTCAAGCATCAGGATTTCAATCTTATCAATATCGCTTAATTGAATTTGCTCTCGGCTACAAAACTAGTCATATATTGAAGATTTACGAGAAAGATCCAGAGCTTCACCGTATTCTTGAAGAGGCATATCATGCGCCAGGTTTATATGACGTAGCTATCCAAGCGCTTGCAAAAAAAGGGTTAGCAATTAATCCGGATACGGTAAATCGTGATTTCTCAAAGCCGTATAAAGAAGATCCTACTGTTCGAGAAGCTTGGTTAACGGTTTACCGAAATGTAGATCAATACTGGGATTTATACCAATTAGCTGAGAAGCTAGTAGACATTGAAGACTGGCTTCAACAATGGCGCTTCCGACACATGAAGACGGTAGAACGAATCATTGGCTTTAAAACGGGTACTGGTGGTTCATCTGGTGTCGATTATTTAAAGAAGGTATTAGACCACCGATTTTTCCCAGAATTATGGGATTTACGCACTGAAATATAG
- a CDS encoding enoyl-CoA hydratase/isomerase family protein, translating to MTNDVLYSVSENGVATITLNRSKAMNSLSLEMLEVIGQKLEDWEADNQVRLIVMKGSGEKGFCAGGDIKTLYEAQSNQMALEKAERFFEVEYKVDQCIYQYAKPIIACLDGVVMGGGVGLTYGASYRIVTDRTKWAMPEMNIGFFPDVGAAYFLNKAPGYTGRYLALTASVIQASDVMYINGADTYMKNDHLEAFLLHVEKTNWHNNDVDTILKQLVSQFCELPPNASKLAAYQEDIHYHFSFETIEDIVKSLEDKSCDWATKTKETLLSKSPFSLKITLKQLIEGENKTREECFATDLVLATNFMNHHDFFEGVRATLIDKDHNPHYQYQHLSDVSKATVQRFWKHRDGSRASSL from the coding sequence TTGACGAATGACGTGCTCTATTCGGTTAGTGAAAATGGTGTAGCAACCATAACGCTAAACCGCTCAAAGGCTATGAATTCATTGTCTCTTGAAATGTTGGAAGTGATTGGACAAAAGCTGGAAGATTGGGAAGCAGATAACCAGGTTCGCTTGATTGTCATGAAAGGTAGTGGTGAGAAAGGTTTTTGTGCTGGCGGTGATATTAAAACGTTATATGAAGCTCAGTCTAATCAAATGGCGTTGGAAAAAGCAGAACGTTTTTTTGAAGTAGAGTATAAAGTCGACCAATGCATCTATCAATATGCGAAACCAATTATCGCTTGTTTGGATGGTGTTGTGATGGGCGGGGGAGTTGGATTAACCTATGGAGCCAGTTATCGAATTGTCACTGACCGTACAAAATGGGCGATGCCAGAAATGAATATTGGGTTCTTTCCAGATGTAGGAGCTGCCTATTTCTTAAATAAAGCACCAGGATATACGGGACGCTACCTAGCCTTAACTGCATCTGTCATTCAGGCCTCAGATGTTATGTATATAAATGGAGCAGATACCTACATGAAGAATGATCATCTTGAAGCTTTTCTCTTACATGTTGAGAAAACCAATTGGCATAACAATGACGTAGACACTATACTTAAGCAGCTCGTAAGTCAATTTTGTGAGCTACCTCCAAATGCAAGTAAGCTAGCCGCATATCAAGAAGATATACATTATCACTTTTCTTTTGAAACGATTGAAGACATCGTCAAATCTTTAGAGGACAAATCGTGTGATTGGGCAACTAAAACAAAAGAAACATTGCTATCAAAATCTCCTTTCTCTTTAAAAATAACATTAAAGCAGCTAATTGAAGGAGAAAACAAAACACGAGAAGAGTGTTTTGCTACTGATTTAGTCCTTGCTACAAATTTTATGAATCACCACGATTTTTTCGAAGGGGTACGCGCAACTCTTATAGATAAAGACCATAATCCACATTATCAATATCAGCACTTATCAGATGTTTCTAAGGCAACAGTCCAAAGGTTTTGGAAGCATAGAGACGGTTCTCGTGCTTCTTCTTTGTAA
- a CDS encoding enoyl-CoA hydratase-related protein, protein MEYNYTKVIKENFITIVEVNNPPANMLSSACIDELRARFNTLADDEETRAVIVTGAGRFFIAGADIKEFLSALGDEEKGLAMAEAGQALCNEIETMNKPVVAAINGPALGGGLELAMSCHYRIASNSATLGLPELKLGLLPTFGGTQRLARITGTANALDLILTSKQLSAEEAVNLGIIQLVASENEVLETAVAIANTLVEGKSMTSVSRVVECIIQGNQEPLDDGLKREREKFAELFLINDAKEGIQAFIEKRKPDFLHS, encoded by the coding sequence GTGGAATACAACTATACGAAAGTAATCAAAGAGAACTTTATCACGATCGTAGAAGTGAATAATCCCCCGGCAAACATGTTATCGTCTGCATGTATCGATGAATTGCGTGCACGCTTCAATACGTTAGCGGATGATGAAGAAACAAGAGCTGTTATCGTTACTGGTGCGGGAAGGTTTTTTATTGCCGGAGCGGATATAAAGGAATTTTTATCTGCTTTAGGAGACGAAGAAAAAGGATTGGCAATGGCAGAAGCAGGTCAAGCATTATGTAACGAAATCGAAACGATGAATAAGCCGGTGGTTGCTGCGATTAATGGTCCTGCCCTTGGAGGAGGGTTAGAGTTAGCGATGAGTTGTCATTATCGAATTGCTTCAAATAGTGCGACCCTCGGTTTACCGGAGTTGAAACTTGGTCTACTCCCGACGTTCGGAGGTACTCAACGCCTTGCGAGGATAACAGGCACGGCCAATGCATTGGATTTAATATTAACAAGCAAACAGCTTAGTGCAGAGGAAGCTGTCAATCTTGGGATTATTCAATTAGTAGCTTCTGAAAATGAAGTGTTAGAAACTGCAGTTGCGATTGCCAATACTCTTGTAGAAGGAAAGAGCATGACAAGTGTTTCACGAGTAGTGGAATGCATTATCCAAGGAAATCAGGAGCCCTTAGATGACGGGTTAAAAAGAGAGCGGGAAAAGTTTGCTGAGTTATTTTTAATTAACGATGCAAAAGAAGGCATTCAAGCTTTTATTGAAAAGCGAAAGCCTGATTTTCTACATTCATAA
- a CDS encoding CoA-acylating methylmalonate-semialdehyde dehydrogenase: protein MITTKVQHIQNHIDGKWENSTGTEVEAVPNPANGKVIAHVTLSTIEDTNRAIEAAQRVYPSWSEVPVPQRSRLLYKYLQLLQEQKEELAEIITLENGKTLKDARGEVQRGIEAAELATSTPNLMMGEALPNIAEGIDGSIWRYPLGVVAGITPFNFPMMIPLWMFPLAVACGNTFVLKTSERTPILAGKLVELFYEAGFPKGVLNLVHGGKDVVNRLVEHTDVKAISFVGSEPVAKHVYQTGTAHGKRVQALAGAKNHALVMTDCHIDKTVQGVIGSAFGSSGERCMACSVVAVEDDIADQFMDVLVSETRKLKVGDGRYEENFVGPLIREVHKERVLGYIDRGVEEGAELLVDGREGVTDEDGYYVGATIFDHVKPDMKIWQDEIFAPVLSVVRVKDLEEGIQITNQSKFANGAVIYTSSGKDAQRFREKIDAGMIGVNVNVPAPMAFFSFAGNKASFYGDLGTNGKDGVQFYTRKKVVTERWF, encoded by the coding sequence ATGATTACGACAAAAGTCCAACATATTCAAAATCATATTGATGGTAAATGGGAAAATTCTACTGGCACAGAGGTTGAAGCGGTTCCCAATCCCGCAAATGGAAAGGTCATTGCGCACGTCACATTATCTACAATAGAAGACACTAATCGTGCGATCGAAGCGGCTCAGCGTGTCTATCCATCGTGGTCTGAAGTACCAGTTCCACAACGATCTAGGTTGCTATACAAGTATCTTCAATTATTACAAGAACAAAAAGAAGAATTGGCTGAAATTATTACATTAGAGAATGGTAAAACGTTAAAGGACGCACGCGGAGAAGTTCAACGTGGAATTGAAGCGGCTGAGCTAGCGACGTCGACACCAAATTTAATGATGGGTGAAGCACTTCCGAATATTGCAGAAGGAATTGATGGCTCCATTTGGCGTTACCCTCTTGGTGTCGTTGCAGGGATTACACCTTTCAACTTTCCGATGATGATCCCTCTATGGATGTTTCCGCTTGCCGTAGCATGTGGGAATACATTTGTGTTGAAAACATCAGAGCGAACACCTATTTTGGCAGGGAAACTAGTCGAGCTGTTTTATGAGGCAGGTTTTCCAAAAGGTGTCTTGAATTTAGTTCATGGCGGTAAAGATGTCGTAAACCGCTTAGTAGAACATACCGATGTTAAAGCGATTTCATTTGTAGGATCTGAACCAGTAGCAAAACATGTCTATCAAACAGGTACGGCTCATGGAAAACGAGTCCAAGCACTTGCGGGCGCAAAGAACCATGCACTGGTTATGACCGATTGTCATATCGACAAAACCGTTCAAGGTGTGATCGGATCGGCATTCGGCAGTAGTGGCGAACGATGCATGGCATGTTCAGTTGTTGCCGTTGAGGATGATATTGCAGATCAATTCATGGACGTTCTCGTGTCAGAAACACGTAAATTAAAAGTAGGAGATGGACGATACGAAGAAAACTTTGTTGGGCCATTAATTCGCGAAGTTCATAAAGAGCGTGTTCTTGGGTATATTGACCGGGGAGTTGAAGAAGGCGCTGAGTTATTGGTAGATGGCCGAGAAGGTGTAACTGATGAAGACGGGTATTACGTAGGGGCAACGATTTTTGACCACGTAAAGCCGGATATGAAAATTTGGCAAGACGAAATATTTGCACCTGTATTAAGTGTGGTAAGAGTAAAGGATCTTGAAGAAGGGATTCAAATTACGAATCAATCTAAGTTTGCAAATGGCGCAGTCATTTATACATCAAGTGGTAAAGACGCACAACGATTCCGTGAAAAAATTGATGCTGGAATGATTGGCGTTAATGTCAATGTCCCAGCTCCAATGGCGTTTTTCTCATTTGCAGGAAACAAAGCATCCTTCTACGGAGATCTCGGTACGAACGGAAAGGATGGTGTGCAATTTTACACTCGTAAAAAAGTCGTTACGGAGCGCTGGTTTTAA